The genome window ACAAAGGAAGCGAACAAGCACTACAAGACCAGAGGTGGCAATGACACAAGGGATCTAGAAATTATGAATATAATAGCGTGATAACCACATTTGATTATTTATACAACATGGAAATTGGAATGATAGAGAATGACACACAATAAAATGGATTCTATAGCACCATATAGGATTAAAATGCAAtaagaaaacaaacaaaaaacaaaaaaaacaagaaCAGCAGCATGATGCTCAACTTAAAATGGCCTAGTAAATCAGCCGAGCCACCAATCAACCTTTGCTGATCCTAGACACCCCGATTTCTCAAGCTCATATGATCTTTTTTATCCTAGTTGGTCCCTGCCAATGCTGAATAATACCAGACTAATCTTGGCTAATACCATGAGTTGATCTCAAGGGATCTCTGGAGTCCAACCAATTATAACCAATTAACCAGGATTGTTAATCACGGCCAAcctgaaatcaaattattttacttTAATCATTCTTATCGAAACCTGAAGACACGCCACCAAGTATACTTTTCTGTGGTAAAAAAAACACTTAATATAAAGATAAACACTTTCCAACAAAGAAAATACTCATTAAACAAGAGACCAGCCGTCGCTTCTAACAAATGGACAAACATATGTTGATCCCTACAGACATCTTCAAACTTCATTTTAATTTAAGAATTTGCAATAATCATTACCAAAAGACGATATATAGATTTCCAAATTTTGTTGTGGAagactttggatacaaaaattacaTGATCTAGATGAACAAGcacaataattttaatattataagacCACTTGCCCATGATGAAAGTACAAAATCTATATCAAAAGATGGGTGGAATATGAACAACTCCAAAAGGCATAAGTAGGAAAACATAAAGAATATACCAGTGTGAGAACAGAAAAAAATTTCAGAGAGATAAAACCAAAAGGGTTGGAACACCTAACATGAGAATGGCAAGTAATAGTTGTTTGATACTTTATATGAATGTAATACCTGATGCGTTGCCCAGGAGCTTTGTGTCTCTAAATCCAACAGTGACAGCTAAGCAAAGTGTCATCAAAATCCAGTTGATCTCTGGGATGTATATCTGACCATGTATTTTGGATGATGTATGCACTATCTTCACCCTAGGAAAGCATCCCAAGGCAGAGCACTGTTTAATGATTGAGAAAGTACCCGTAATAACTGCTTGGCTTCCCACCACAGCAGCAAGAATAGCAATTGCCATGACTGGCCATCTTATCCTCTCTATCAAAGAAAATTACAAGTGAATCATGCAAAATCAAGCATTACGATGATTACTGATCCCGAAAGCAATTTCAACCTAACATAGAAGGTAACTACCTGGTACAGATACATAAAATCCAATTCGGTAATCAGTTTGGATGATGTGATGCTGAGAGAGATAAGCAGCTTGTCCCATATAAGCAAGGAGCAAGGATGGGTATACCACAGAAGTAAAGGCAATCTGTACAAGTGCCGTTTCATTAGAGAGCTAGAGTGGGTGACCCAGGCCACAAATCACTTTGAGCAAGATTATTAAAGCAATTTTTATTAGAATAATCTAAAACGCAGCATTCTATCTTGATACCATATAATGATAAAGTATTATGTAGGATGGAAAATTAGGTGTTACAACCACCACATATCAAGATTGCATCATTTTAACATAtttcaacaaaaaataaattagttAACAGCAGAATCTTATGATCAACTCAGTTGTGATCATTTTGGCTGGCATAGTGCACAAGGTTCTGACCAATATAGCGTTAAGCCAGTGCACTTCAATCCCATTTAATTTTTAACTCTTCGTAGTTAAATACTATATACTTTTCTCAATCCAATTTTTTTCCATTATTCTAGATCATAATACGTAAAAAATCACCATACGCCATAAACCAGAAACGTCTGATGGTCTACAAAATCAAGCAAGCAATGTTTCACCACTCGAGTAAAATCAAGAACATTATGAGAAGGAAACAAACTTATAGAATTAACAAACATGCATGTTCACCAACAATAATCCAGATCCATTCTCTCTTTTTTCCTATACCTTTATTGATAACGGTGAGAAATGTCCCAGATCAGCAAACATAGCTTCGGAACCTACAACAAAGTAGAGAATGTAGATTCAAGCATAACAAGATTTATTTCCACAAATGAGCAACTTCGACAAACCTGTTATGCATAGCAGAATTCCACCCAGTGACATCCAGCCTCCTCTTTGGGTCTTCTTCAAGAAGTTGTACATATATAAGGGGGAGAAGGCCCGATATACACGTGGATTCCAATAGAATATATTGTACACACCAATGACGCTAATGCATAATAGCCAGAGCATAACAATTGGCGCAAACAGGAACCCTAGTCGGTGAGTACCATAATGTTGCAAAGCAAACAAGCAGACCAATATGAGACATGCGATAGGAACCTCGACATCTGGAAATTGAGAACTGATATATCAGAAAAAGTATTTAACATCAACAACTAAGAAAACAATGACCACATAGCCAGTGTATAAAAACCACCTCGATTAGTTTACCACTGAAGATTACATAGCAACTACTTTCCAGTCGCATTAGAGATTCGAAAACATTTTTCTCTATTATGATATATTAGCTAATTAACTAATTTACTACTAGAATACACAGTAATAGCTACTTCCAATCTCATTAGAACTTAATACTTCACGAGCATAAATATCATATAGCTACTAGATGCAAGTGTTTTAAGTATTGCTACATTTCAACGAGCCATAGACTGCTTTATCGTACAGTAGATGGGGAAAGGATGAGCATAATGGATGAAAGATTTCAACTTTAAAAGTTAAGGAGAAATATATGGAGTAGCAACTGAGATGGTACAAGCTTGTCTAATGATGACCTTAGAAGGATATAAGCTGCTATGTTATATTTAACATCGTTAACTTTAGATAGCACGATGACAATAATATACTCTAGGTCAATAACAAACATTATGGAAAAGCTCAAGGTCTCAAACAAATGGACGTGATTAGACAAAATTCCTGTGAAAAAAGAAGTTTATTGTTGCTTAATAATAAAACAGCAATATGCATCAGATTATTCTAACGAAAACATAAGGCAAaccataaaaaacaaaaaaacttggAAAAAAACATAACGAGTCTTTTCTAATTGATACAGAAATTATATGACAAGAAATACTGTTGAATTTTGCAGCCATAGATGATTAGTCAGAAGGCAAAGAACTTGTGTGCCAATTTCATCCACAGCCTAAACACAGTATGATAAATAAGAAGTTACACAGAGAAGAGGAGAGCACTATCCAATGGCAGCTACATCTGTCCATCTACATCTAGTTCTTGTAAACATAGCATCTGTGTAAAAAAATATCTGTATTACAGAATAATTTCCTTACATTTGTGATGTTCCTTGGACATAGCAAGCTCAAGTCCTGAGACTGCCGAGAAAACTGTCGATGTCAAAGACAATATCAGATCAAAGAAGCGAACAAATTTACCACTAAaagaatccaaaaaaaaaaaaagacagggaACAAGGTACAACCAGAGATTGCAGGAGTGAGGATACCATCAGCAATAACCATGCAAGTGCCAATCAATGCAAGAATCAGCAGCATAAGCTGCAGCGCATGATGCTTCTCCAGTAGTCTCTTCACAATCGATGCAGCAGCACCACCACCAGAGGCAGGACTATCTTTTTTCTTATAGGCTGAGAGCTCCACATCAGCTAGCTGGCCACTTGGCAAGAAACCAAAGCTCCCGTGGCGGCACAGGAGCGAGTAGAGAGCAAATGTGCCACCTTCACCATTGTCGTCAGCTCGGAGCACTACGAAGACATACTTGAGGAGAGGGATGAGGGTGAGGGTCCAGAAAACAAAGGAGAGCACGCCGTAGATCTCGTCATTGCTCTCCGTGTGCTCGATATCATCGGCGAAGGTGCTCTTGTAGACGTACAGTGGCGAGGTGCTGAGGTCCCCATAGACTACTCCGAGGCTTTGGTAGGCCAGCATCAGAACTGACCTCCAAGATTGTTTCTGCAATCCAAAAGGCAAACAAAATCTTCCTCCTTTGAACACAAAATCCCCTCAAAATCTGAACTTTCAATATGAACTAATCAAATTATACAATCCAAAGCATTTATGTTAGCTTAAAACCAACGAAAAACTTCAAAATCTTAACTTCAACAATGGGAGAGAAAAGTCTGTAAACCAATTAGAACTCCCAACTCGGAAGCAGGAATCcattacaaacatcaaaatccgGAGCTTAACGTAAAAGAAGTAGGCAAACTACCACAGATAACAGAAGCTCTATCGCGTCCTACGAGTCGCAATCCCTAGAAACCAACTCTTATGTCCAAACTTTggtacaagaaaaaaaatgagaACTTTCGACATCACAATCTTAAAAATCTAGACTTTAATCCGGAAGCAAACTCCAACCCACCTTGATAGTTCGGGAACGCTGTCCCCTTTCGAGATCCATTGCCAAGCGAGCACAACCTCACACACCCATGGTTATTTTTCCCACGGCAGTCGAAGCTGCAGAAGAGATGCACAGTAGCAGACAAAAGGGATTAGGCTTCAATTCTTTATGCAGATGCGAGAAGGTGGCAAATGGGAGTAAGCTTGAGAATCCAAGGGCGGATATATCGAAGAAGGAAACACTGAGGGATTAGGAGGAGATTAGAATATTATTATTACAGCCCTGTTAGCTCTACTTCTTTGGGCTCTGCTGTTCTTGCTCCTCTTCAGCCACAAGACTTTTTTGTCCTATtaataaacagaaaaaaaaagtctctctttttattttttctctggGAGCTTCTCAAATCTCAACACAaagtaggagagagagagagagagagagagaggtggatggTTGGGTGGCCAATTGAGGTGAGGGAAACAGAGGGATTAAGCTGAAAAAGGCCGTGGTTTTACTTGTGGGGGTGATGAAAGGGAGAGATTATAGGCCAAGGTGTTTGTTTATGAAGGAAAGGTGATAGCTTGGTGCTCCTTTTGGTGCAAGTGGGAATTGACTTATCAAAGGGACAAATGCCCCTGACATCACCCAAACAAAGGAGGGATGACCACTACCTGCTTGCCTTTTGGTTTGAACAAATCAATATCCATTCCACACCTTTTGATTTGTCTAATCAATCATCAACCTCCTAAAGACTACAAGTAAATTGCAGCCACCTTTTTTTCCTTTCTCTGCAAGAAACTGGGTTTTATGGATGACACATCTCACATGACTTTTTGTGGTTTGAATCATAAATCTCTGTAAAGGTGGATTAAGGGAAATGAATCTTTCCATGAGCAAAAAAGACAAGTACAAGTTTCCTTTGTGACCAAGTGAATTTTATTTAAGAATATCCATAGATTGCATATTTTGGAAAGCTTGTAGAGGTTAGATTATATCAATTAATTTGTCATTTTAGCATGTGAATCAATTTCTATATCTTTAATATTAAATTGTCATCCATGGATGCACTCTTTGTTTGTGGTGTTAATGTACAGAAGAAGACCAAGAAGAACAGCAAGTTGGAAATAGTCAATTTAGGGGGTTTTGCTATTCATTTGAATTATAATCTCAGTAATCATATTTTCAACAGAGAATCAAATCCAATTTTATCCTGCATTGTGGTGTTCTTCATGAGCTAAATTAAACCTTTAAGAGACATGATACACCTAATCTCATTTCCTTTTTCTAAAGCACATCCTGTGTCTTTGGTTTAGCACATGATTTGAAAACAGTGGAAGAACACAAATCAAATTATGCTTCCATTGGATTTCTATAGTGTGGAGACCTGGATTTAACATTAA of Musa acuminata AAA Group cultivar baxijiao chromosome BXJ1-7, Cavendish_Baxijiao_AAA, whole genome shotgun sequence contains these proteins:
- the LOC135679227 gene encoding potassium transporter 6-like isoform X2, yielding MDLERGQRSRTIKKQSWRSVLMLAYQSLGVVYGDLSTSPLYVYKSTFADDIEHTESNDEIYGVLSFVFWTLTLIPLLKYVFVVLRADDNGEGGTFALYSLLCRHGSFGFLPSGQLADVELSAYKKKDSPASGGGAAASIVKRLLEKHHALQLMLLILALIGTCMVIADVFSAVSGLELAMSKEHHKYVEVPIACLILVCLFALQHYGTHRLGFLFAPIVMLWLLCISVIGVYNIFYWNPRVYRAFSPLYMYNFLKKTQRGGWMSLGGILLCITGSEAMFADLGHFSPLSIKIAFTSVVYPSLLLAYMGQAAYLSQHHIIQTDYRIGFYVSVPERIRWPVMAIAILAAVVGSQAVITGTFSIIKQCSALGCFPRVKIVHTSSKIHGQIYIPEINWILMTLCLAVTVGFRDTKLLGNASGLAVMSVMLVTTCLMFLVIVLCWHQSIFLAACFILFFGSIEALYFSASLIKFLEGAWFPLALCIVFMIIMYIWHYGTIKKYEFDVENKVSINWLLSLGPTLGFVRVRGIGLIHTELVSGIPAIFSHFVTNLPAFHQVVVFLCIKSVPMPYVDPQERFLVGRVGPKEYRLYRVIVRYGYQDIQKDDLEFERDLVCSIAEFIRSEGSKPSGLAEETDKDDGQMTVVGTGLRIREEKVEAEDVPGPSASREILSPVIVPKKQVRFLLPRSPKIKEEAKEELQELLEAREAGMAFILGHEYMRAKSGSSLIKRLAIDLGYEFLRRNCRGHMYAFSIPHASTLEVAMVYHV
- the LOC135679227 gene encoding potassium transporter 6-like isoform X1 — encoded protein: MDLERGQRSRTIKKQSWRSVLMLAYQSLGVVYGDLSTSPLYVYKSTFADDIEHTESNDEIYGVLSFVFWTLTLIPLLKYVFVVLRADDNGEGGTFALYSLLCRHGSFGFLPSGQLADVELSAYKKKDSPASGGGAAASIVKRLLEKHHALQLMLLILALIGTCMVIADGILTPAISVFSAVSGLELAMSKEHHKYVEVPIACLILVCLFALQHYGTHRLGFLFAPIVMLWLLCISVIGVYNIFYWNPRVYRAFSPLYMYNFLKKTQRGGWMSLGGILLCITGSEAMFADLGHFSPLSIKIAFTSVVYPSLLLAYMGQAAYLSQHHIIQTDYRIGFYVSVPERIRWPVMAIAILAAVVGSQAVITGTFSIIKQCSALGCFPRVKIVHTSSKIHGQIYIPEINWILMTLCLAVTVGFRDTKLLGNASGLAVMSVMLVTTCLMFLVIVLCWHQSIFLAACFILFFGSIEALYFSASLIKFLEGAWFPLALCIVFMIIMYIWHYGTIKKYEFDVENKVSINWLLSLGPTLGFVRVRGIGLIHTELVSGIPAIFSHFVTNLPAFHQVVVFLCIKSVPMPYVDPQERFLVGRVGPKEYRLYRVIVRYGYQDIQKDDLEFERDLVCSIAEFIRSEGSKPSGLAEETDKDDGQMTVVGTGLRIREEKVEAEDVPGPSASREILSPVIVPKKQVRFLLPRSPKIKEEAKEELQELLEAREAGMAFILGHEYMRAKSGSSLIKRLAIDLGYEFLRRNCRGHMYAFSIPHASTLEVAMVYHV